CGAACAGCTTCGCCCGCTCGGCGTCGACGCCGGCTACGCCTACGGGCTCATCGCCGCGGCCTTCCAGCAGCGGGCCGACGACGCGGCCGCACGGAAGTGGTGGCGACGCGCGACGCTGCTGCTTTCGCCCGCCGCCATCATGAACGACCTGCCGGAAACCAAGTCGCTCGCCGCCCTGCCGCCCGCGCCATCGCTGGCGAATATGCTTTCGCAGACAGGGGGCGTGTATGCCTGACCCGAATCTGCAATTCGATCCGACGCGCTTCTCCCGCCAGCTCGACCTGAGCGATCTGGTCCGCCGGGCCATCGTCGGACTCTTCATCTTCGGTTGGATCGGCTCCGCCCTCCCGACGCTCGCCGACACGACCCTTCCCTACGCAAGCATGTTCGCCGGACTCGTCGGCTGGTTCATCGCCTCGATGTACTCCGCCCGGACGAACCAGTTCGTGCAGCGCGCCGCCGAACTGACCAATGCGCACGCACCCATCGAGCAGATCGAGCACGCCATCGCCGCCGCCCTGCCGCGCTTCACCATGTTCCGCACGGTCCGCCTGCTCATCTATCATCAGCTCGCCGCGCTGCGTCACCGCCAGCGTCGCCACGATGAATCCGCCGCCATCATCACCGCGCTCCTCTCCGAGTCCGCCCAGACGCCGACGTTCTCGATGCGGACGCAGCTTCTGCTCATGCTCGCCGAAGACCGCCTCGCGATGAACGACGCCTGGGGCGCGCACGCCGCGCTGGCGGGTCTGCACCAGCAGCCCATCACCCTGACCGAATCCGTGCAGGTGCTCGCGCTTCAGTTGCGTTACGAAGTCGGCTGCGGATTTGACCAGCTTGCGCTGTCGCAGCTCGCCCGTCGCCTTTCGCTCATCGAGCTGATGCCCGCCCCCGTCGCCGCGCAGTGTCACCGCCTGCTGGCCGTCGCCGCCCGCCGCACCGGCCGCATCGCCCTTGCCGACTACCTGACCGAGCGCGCCGACCTGATGGAGCCGGGCGCTTCGTAAAATCCATGTCCACGCGTTCGGATTTGCGATTCTTCTCGGAACGTGTACGCTATTCGACCCACCCGTATAGAGCCGCCCATTATCTACGAAAGCTTTCGCCATGCCCAAGCTGCTGCCGATTCGTGCCTACCGCTACGCTGTCCCGAACGCCGACGTGTCGAGCGTGATTGCTCCGCCGTATGACGTGCTCGACGAGGGCCCCAAGCAGGCGCTTCTCGCCAAAGACCCGCACAACATCGTCGCCGTCGACCTGCCCGTCACCCCGCCCAAAACCGTCGGCCCCGACAGCGCCTACGCCGCCGCCGGTCACATGTACCGCAAGTGGATCAGCGAAGGCGTCTTCACGCGCGAAGCCAAACCCGCCGTCTACGCCTACGAACAGGCCTACACCACCGGCGGCAAAACCTACGCCCGGCGCGGCCTCTTCTGCGCCGTCGGCGTCGAGGAATTCAACCGTCCCGGCGGCGGCATCTTCCGGCATGAAATGACGATCCAGGGCGGCACCGACGATCGCCTCAAGCTCATGAACGCCACCGATGCGCAGCTCAGCCCCGTGTTCAGCGTTTTCGACGACGCCGGCGAAAGAGTCACGAAGCTGCTCTCCTCCGCCTTCGCCCGCCCCGCTGACTTTCACGGCAGGACGGACGATGACAAAGTCGAACATCGCGTATGGATCATCACCGACGAGCCGGCGATTTCCGCCCTCGCCAAGGCGCTGGAGAAGACCGACATCTTCATCGCCGACGGGCATCACCGCTACACCACCGCGCTCAACTATTTCAAAGCGCATCCGAACGAGCCGCTGGCGAAGGGCTGCCTCATGGTGCTCGTGCCCGAGCAGGATCCGGGGCTGATCGTGCTGCCGACGCATCGCGTGCTCAAGGGTCTGGTCGATTTCGAGATGGGCAAGCTCATCGAGGTGATCAAGGCGGACGGCCGCCTCTCGATCGTCAAGAGCGATCACGGCGCCGACGGCACGCCGCAGATGCTCGACGACCTGCCCGGCTACGGCGCGCACGCGCTGGGGCTTTATGACCCGAGCACGGGACGGACATGGGTGGTCAGCGCCAACTCGGCGGACCCGCTGGCCAGCGATCTGCCGGACAAGCCCGCCGTGTGGCGCATGCTCGACGTCGCGGTGTTTCACGAACTGCTCGTCGATCGCATCATTCGTCCGGCCTTCGGCGGAGCCGGCATCAGCTATGCGTACCCGCACCAGCTCACCGAGCTGATCCGTCAGACGCACGATCAGCCGGGCCGGCTCGGCGTGGTCATGCAGCCGACGCCGCTGCGGAGCGTGTGCGACGTCGCTCGCGCCAACGCCGTCATGCCGCCCAAGAGCACGTTCTTTTTCCCGAAGCTGGCGACGGGTCTGATCATCAATCCGTTAAACTGAGCACGCATGGACCTGCACAACGCTCCTACGCTCGACGCCCTGTCGCCAAAGATCGATCGCCTCTTCGATCTGGCCGGCTGGAAGATCGCGGACATCGACCGTTCGTGGAACCGGGCCGACGGCACGCCGGTGTTCACGATCAAGGGGCGCTACACATCGCGCGGCTGGACCGAGTGGACGCAGGGCTTTCAATACGGCTGCGCCATTCTGCTCTTTGACGCGACGGGCGAGAAGTCGATGCTCGAACTGGGCCGGTCGCGCACGGTCGAGCGCATGGCGCCGCACGTCTCGCACATCGGCGTGCATGACCACGGGTTCAACAATGTTTCGACGTACGGCAATCTTCGCCGCCTGATGCGCGAAGGGCGCATCGCCGGCGATGAATGGCAGCGCCGCTTCTACGAAATGGCGCTCAAGGCCAGCGGCGCCGTGCAGGCCGCACGCTGGACGCCCACGCACGGCGGCGGCGGATTCGTGCACTCCTTCAACGGCCCCCACTCGCTTTTTTCCGACACGATCCGCTCGATGCGCTCGCTCGTGCTGGCGTGGCAACTCGGGCACGTGCTCATGGGCGAAAACGATGAGCCGATCAACCTGCTGCATCGCAGTATCGCGCACGGGCTGAGCACCGCGAAGTACAACATCTACTACGGCGAAGGGCGCGACATTTACGACACGCCCGCCGAGGCCGGTCGCGTCGTGCATGAGTCCATCTTCAACACGACCGACGGCCGCTACCGCTGCCCGAGCACGCAGCAGGGCTACTCGCCGTTCTCGACATGGACGCGCGGACTGGCATGGATCCTCTGCGGCTTCGCCGAGCAACTCGAGTTCCTCGCGGCGATGCGGCCGGATGTTTCGGACATGGGCATAACGCTCGACGAGGTCATCGGCGTGTATCGCCGGGCCGCGGAGGCGACGGCCCAGTGGTACCTCCGCCACAGTTTCACGGACGGCATGGTCTACTGGGACGCCGGCGCGCCGGGGATACCTCGCGACATCGTTTACGAAGCCGGACCGAGTAATCCGTACAACGATCACGAACCGATCGATGCGAGCGCCGCCGCCATCGCCGCACAGGGCTTCTGGCGGCTCGGCCGCCTGCTCGACGATGAGACATACGACCAGGCCGCCCGCGTCATCGCATCGACGCTCTTCAGCGAGCCGTACCTCTCGACGGACCGTGAGCACCAGGGCCTGATCCTGCACGCCAACTATCACTGCCCGCGCGGGTGGGACTATGTGCCCAAAGGCCGGCGTGTGCCCTGCGGCGAGTCGTGTCTTTGGGGTGATTACCATGCGATGGAGATCGCCCTGCTGCTCAAACGAGCTGCGGGCGGCGGGCCGCATGCCACTTTTTTTGATCCCCCTGCCGATTTGAATTCGCTACAGAAAACGCCATAATATGACGCCTTCGCCGACGTAGCTCAGTTGGTTAGAGCGAGGGACTCATAAGCCCTAGGTCGGTGG
The window above is part of the Planctomycetota bacterium genome. Proteins encoded here:
- a CDS encoding DUF1015 family protein, with translation MPKLLPIRAYRYAVPNADVSSVIAPPYDVLDEGPKQALLAKDPHNIVAVDLPVTPPKTVGPDSAYAAAGHMYRKWISEGVFTREAKPAVYAYEQAYTTGGKTYARRGLFCAVGVEEFNRPGGGIFRHEMTIQGGTDDRLKLMNATDAQLSPVFSVFDDAGERVTKLLSSAFARPADFHGRTDDDKVEHRVWIITDEPAISALAKALEKTDIFIADGHHRYTTALNYFKAHPNEPLAKGCLMVLVPEQDPGLIVLPTHRVLKGLVDFEMGKLIEVIKADGRLSIVKSDHGADGTPQMLDDLPGYGAHALGLYDPSTGRTWVVSANSADPLASDLPDKPAVWRMLDVAVFHELLVDRIIRPAFGGAGISYAYPHQLTELIRQTHDQPGRLGVVMQPTPLRSVCDVARANAVMPPKSTFFFPKLATGLIINPLN
- a CDS encoding glycosyl hydrolase, producing the protein MDLHNAPTLDALSPKIDRLFDLAGWKIADIDRSWNRADGTPVFTIKGRYTSRGWTEWTQGFQYGCAILLFDATGEKSMLELGRSRTVERMAPHVSHIGVHDHGFNNVSTYGNLRRLMREGRIAGDEWQRRFYEMALKASGAVQAARWTPTHGGGGFVHSFNGPHSLFSDTIRSMRSLVLAWQLGHVLMGENDEPINLLHRSIAHGLSTAKYNIYYGEGRDIYDTPAEAGRVVHESIFNTTDGRYRCPSTQQGYSPFSTWTRGLAWILCGFAEQLEFLAAMRPDVSDMGITLDEVIGVYRRAAEATAQWYLRHSFTDGMVYWDAGAPGIPRDIVYEAGPSNPYNDHEPIDASAAAIAAQGFWRLGRLLDDETYDQAARVIASTLFSEPYLSTDREHQGLILHANYHCPRGWDYVPKGRRVPCGESCLWGDYHAMEIALLLKRAAGGGPHATFFDPPADLNSLQKTP